A window from Culex pipiens pallens isolate TS chromosome 3, TS_CPP_V2, whole genome shotgun sequence encodes these proteins:
- the LOC120412433 gene encoding uncharacterized protein LOC120412433, with protein sequence MEHLLILLATCIAASSGHIDTYKSFEDATRNCADYYQLDETCIQRFLASPELGKSIDPRLTRCVLNDLVAWDDTTGIKESVLRQFFQPAGCCDRDYRHHTAQCVQQQLANTAEDVNGRAYEAFRCYLRHYGTLIRLEKKFIPLAKESLIQLKIDDYLIANTPQCALVEFSRGDFGREDEAAKLFFTGTIRGGYLDETDKRKISLDKLYTQFGNVELIDPKTIRCVDNVAREYGPSGNIVQSLFQQLQRCCIQFTTIHEALQEAAGKLVANANTTITASSVSNRINSCGCKPEPRYYYPSQIY encoded by the coding sequence ATGGAGCACCTGCTAATTCTTCTCGCGACCTGCATCGCAGCCAGTTCCGGCCACATCGACACGTACAAGAGCTTCGAAGACGCCACCCGGAATTGTGCCGACTACTACCAGCTGGACGAAACCTGCATCCAGCGCTTCCTGGCCAGCCCGGAACTGGGCAAGTCCATCGACCCGCGACTCACCCGATGTGTTCTGAACGATCTGGTCGCTTGGGACGACACCACCGGAATCAAGGAATCCGTACTGAGGCAGTTCTTCCAACCGGCCGGCTGCTGCGACCGTGACTACCGACACCACACGGCCCAGTGTGTCCAGCAGCAGCTGGCGAATACGGCCGAGGATGTCAACGGGCGCGCGTACGAGGCGTTCCGGTGCTATCTGCGTCACTACGGAACGTTGATCCGGCTggagaagaagttcattccgcTGGCGAAGGAGTCGCTGATACAGCTCAAGATCGATGACTATCTCATCGCTAATACGCCACAGTGCGCTCTGGTGGAGTTCAGTCGAGGTGACTTTGGACGGGAGGACGAGGCCGCGAAACTGTTCTTCACTGGGACGATCCGGGGTGGCTATCTGGATGAAACTGATAAACGTAAAATCAGCCTGGACAAACTGTACACGCAGTTTGGTAATGTGGAACTGATTGATCCAAAAACGATCAGATGTGTGGATAACGTAGCCAGAGAGTATGGACCGTCTGGGAATATCGTGCAGTCTTTGTTTCAGCAGCTTCAGCGGTGCTGCATTCAGTTTACGACCATTCATGAAGCACTGCAGGAAGCTGCGGGAAAATTGGTGGCCAATGCTAATACAACTATCACAGCTAGCAGTGTAAGCAATAGGATTAATAGCTGTGGATGCAAGCCAGAGCCGCGGTATTACTACCCTTCTCAGATATACTAA